A stretch of Nonomuraea africana DNA encodes these proteins:
- a CDS encoding PaaI family thioesterase, with amino-acid sequence MTPEEGDAILKDYFAPWVQDLGLTVEEVGDHRAVLRLPWSGRLAREGGALSGQAMMAAADTATVVAVAAARGAFVPMTTVQQSTTFQRPVMGADVLVSARLTKLGRTLAFCEITLTAEGAGEPAAVASTVYAVLG; translated from the coding sequence GTGACTCCTGAAGAAGGCGACGCGATACTCAAGGACTACTTCGCCCCCTGGGTCCAGGACCTGGGCCTGACGGTGGAGGAGGTGGGCGACCACCGCGCGGTGCTGCGCCTGCCCTGGTCGGGACGGCTGGCCAGGGAGGGCGGCGCGCTGAGCGGCCAGGCGATGATGGCCGCCGCCGACACCGCGACCGTCGTCGCCGTCGCGGCGGCGAGAGGCGCTTTCGTGCCGATGACGACCGTTCAGCAGTCCACGACGTTCCAGCGTCCGGTCATGGGGGCCGACGTGCTCGTCTCGGCCCGGCTCACCAAGCTGGGGCGCACGCTGGCCTTCTGCGAGATCACGCTGACCGCCGAGGGGGCCGGCGAGCCCGCCGCGGTGGCCAGCACCGTCTACGCCGTCCTCGGGTGA
- a CDS encoding cytochrome P450 → MLEEVFLPSTYGAGVPYELFARLRREAPVCRIPEPAFGPWREGPGFWGVFGHADVRHVLRTPSDFSSHLGATQIRDPDTPADLAFVQAMMLNTDPPEHGRLRRIVAAAFTPRAVRALERTVAERAAALFSAGACDFVEVAADLPVWTLAHVMGVPERDRRLLYDWASRVIGYQDEEYAGLATAEDLTPMGRLALAARPTLRPGVNPRSRAALADMFCYAHALAGQARDDSVMGAMLAGGLTEAEFENMFFLFAVAGNETLRNGVPGGLLCLLEHLEEFARLRREPALIGSAVEEMLRFWPPVMDFRRTATRDLELGGQRIRAGEKVVVYHASANRDETVFPDPDRFDIARTPNDHVSFGFGPHVCLGAHLARVQMRAVFAELLRWRVRLAGEPVRLVSNFQNGLKHLPVVLEPMT, encoded by the coding sequence ATGCTTGAGGAGGTCTTCCTGCCGTCGACGTACGGCGCGGGCGTGCCGTACGAGCTGTTCGCCAGGTTGCGGCGCGAGGCGCCGGTCTGCCGGATCCCCGAACCGGCCTTCGGCCCGTGGCGGGAGGGGCCGGGGTTCTGGGGCGTGTTCGGGCACGCCGACGTCAGGCACGTGCTGCGCACCCCCTCGGACTTCTCCTCCCACCTGGGCGCGACGCAGATCCGCGACCCCGACACCCCTGCCGACCTGGCCTTCGTCCAGGCCATGATGCTCAACACCGACCCACCCGAGCACGGGCGGCTGCGCCGGATCGTGGCGGCGGCCTTCACGCCGCGCGCGGTGCGGGCGCTGGAGCGGACCGTCGCCGAACGCGCCGCGGCCCTGTTCTCCGCGGGCGCGTGCGACTTCGTCGAGGTCGCGGCCGACCTGCCGGTCTGGACGCTCGCGCACGTCATGGGCGTGCCCGAGCGAGACCGCCGCCTGCTCTACGACTGGGCGTCACGGGTGATCGGCTACCAGGACGAGGAATACGCCGGCCTGGCCACGGCCGAGGACCTCACCCCGATGGGCAGGCTCGCCCTGGCCGCGCGCCCCACCCTGCGGCCCGGCGTGAACCCCAGGTCGAGGGCGGCGCTGGCGGACATGTTCTGCTACGCCCACGCCCTGGCCGGGCAGGCGCGGGACGACTCCGTGATGGGGGCCATGCTCGCCGGCGGCCTGACGGAGGCCGAGTTCGAGAACATGTTCTTCCTGTTCGCGGTGGCGGGCAACGAGACGCTGCGCAACGGCGTCCCCGGCGGGTTGCTGTGCCTGCTCGAGCATCTGGAGGAGTTCGCCAGGCTCAGGCGGGAGCCCGCGCTGATCGGCTCGGCGGTGGAGGAGATGCTGCGCTTCTGGCCGCCGGTCATGGACTTCAGGCGCACCGCCACGCGCGACCTGGAGCTGGGCGGGCAGCGGATCAGGGCGGGGGAGAAGGTCGTGGTCTACCACGCCTCCGCCAACAGGGACGAGACGGTCTTCCCCGACCCCGACCGCTTCGACATCGCCCGCACGCCCAACGACCACGTGAGCTTCGGGTTCGGCCCGCACGTCTGCCTGGGCGCCCATCTGGCCAGGGTGCAGATGCGGGCCGTCTTCGCCGAGCTGCTGCGCTGGCGGGTGCGCCTCGCGGGCGAGCCGGTCAGGCTCGTCTCCAACTTCCAGAACGGGCTGAAGCACCTGCCCGTCGTCCTGGAGCCGATGACCTAG
- a CDS encoding GNAT family N-acetyltransferase produces the protein MRTATPDDAAAIENVRIATWKYAYRGVLDDGYLDGLAVTEPNVALRRQALSSGRTRAFVAESGGEVVGFSMYGDSRDELADTEVYAIYVLPGHLSTGLGRALMTETVAAIPADRSIGLWVLTGNPRARRFYERFGFTLSGHTKVDDGLEEVHYLLAARGD, from the coding sequence ATGCGCACAGCCACTCCCGACGACGCGGCGGCGATCGAGAACGTCAGGATCGCCACATGGAAGTACGCCTACAGAGGTGTGCTCGACGACGGCTACCTCGACGGGCTGGCGGTCACCGAGCCGAACGTCGCCCTGCGGCGGCAGGCGCTCTCCTCGGGCCGCACCCGCGCGTTCGTCGCCGAGTCCGGCGGCGAGGTCGTCGGCTTCAGCATGTACGGCGACAGCCGTGACGAGCTCGCCGACACCGAGGTCTACGCGATCTACGTACTGCCCGGCCACCTGTCCACGGGCCTCGGGCGGGCGCTGATGACGGAGACGGTGGCGGCGATCCCCGCCGACCGGTCGATCGGCCTGTGGGTGCTGACCGGCAACCCGCGCGCCCGCCGCTTCTACGAGCGCTTCGGCTTCACGCTCTCCGGCCACACCAAGGTGGACGACGGGCTGGAGGAGGTCCACTACCTCCTGGCCGCCCGCGGCGACTAG
- a CDS encoding copper resistance D family protein — translation MTLTEVRPAARTGGRMLGGLTFAAILSVVVAGTLTAEEAVPGIPLPGPIVGYGLPIVRVLLDLAAAVVVGLSLLPKLLGFDDPDATEPVMRRARAHAVIAAWIWAITALVTIVLSTAELSPGTVPGLGMIATYIGSVGAGQGLLFSTACALAYAGIGLLAVRFGEKVPAELRIVIALFGLLPVPVTGHAVDSVWHDPIMISMELHVMGAAVWTGGLLAVAALVAPRGDLLARALPKFSRVATIALALVSLSGLVSGLSTMALTTGVELPGDLFASEYGLLVLAKVALVALLIPLAANIRWRLMPGIADRRKSSIAAWAAMELVVMGLAYGVAVALTRAPIG, via the coding sequence ATGACCCTCACCGAAGTCCGCCCCGCGGCTCGGACCGGCGGCCGGATGCTCGGCGGCCTCACCTTCGCCGCCATCCTGTCCGTCGTCGTCGCCGGCACGCTCACCGCGGAGGAGGCCGTCCCCGGCATCCCGCTGCCCGGCCCCATCGTCGGGTACGGCCTGCCGATCGTCAGGGTCCTGCTCGACCTGGCCGCCGCCGTCGTGGTGGGGCTCAGCCTGCTCCCCAAGCTGCTGGGCTTCGACGACCCCGACGCCACCGAGCCCGTCATGCGCCGCGCCAGGGCCCACGCGGTCATCGCGGCGTGGATCTGGGCGATCACCGCCCTGGTCACGATCGTCCTCTCCACCGCCGAGCTGAGTCCGGGCACGGTCCCGGGTCTCGGCATGATCGCCACCTACATCGGCTCCGTGGGCGCCGGCCAGGGCCTGCTGTTCAGCACGGCCTGCGCGCTGGCCTACGCGGGCATCGGGCTGCTGGCCGTCAGGTTCGGCGAGAAGGTCCCCGCGGAGCTGCGGATCGTGATCGCGCTGTTCGGGCTGCTGCCGGTGCCCGTGACGGGACACGCGGTCGACTCCGTCTGGCACGACCCCATCATGATCTCGATGGAGCTGCACGTGATGGGCGCGGCCGTCTGGACCGGAGGGCTGCTGGCGGTGGCGGCGCTGGTCGCGCCCCGCGGCGACCTGCTGGCCCGCGCGCTGCCGAAGTTCTCCAGGGTCGCCACCATCGCGCTGGCACTGGTCTCGCTGTCGGGGCTGGTCAGCGGCCTGTCCACGATGGCGCTCACCACCGGGGTCGAGCTGCCGGGCGACCTGTTCGCCTCCGAGTACGGCCTGCTCGTGCTGGCCAAGGTGGCGCTGGTCGCCCTGCTGATCCCGCTCGCCGCGAACATCAGGTGGCGGCTCATGCCCGGCATCGCCGACCGGCGCAAGAGCTCCATCGCGGCGTGGGCGGCGATGGAGCTCGTGGTGATGGGACTGGCCTACGGCGTGGCGGTCGCGCTGACCCGCGCCCCGATCGGCTGA
- a CDS encoding copper resistance CopC family protein, producing MRRLLTVLLLACAALGLAVTPAQAHNVLTGSDPEEGARLQSAPSQVTLEFDQAVRQGFAQVTVTGPDGGRWEAAQASVSGSKVVTKLRPLGPAGDYVIGYRILSADGHPVSGKVTFALTVAGPGTAASQAPAAQPAAQAGDLSAQAAEAAANGGAGMAIVWVVGALVLLGGGTVVALRRANPGATPARQESAE from the coding sequence GTGAGGCGGCTACTCACGGTCCTGCTGCTCGCGTGCGCCGCGCTCGGTCTGGCGGTCACGCCGGCCCAGGCGCACAACGTGCTGACCGGAAGCGACCCCGAGGAAGGGGCGCGGCTCCAGTCCGCGCCCTCGCAGGTCACCCTGGAGTTCGACCAGGCGGTACGGCAGGGCTTCGCGCAGGTCACCGTGACCGGGCCGGACGGCGGCAGGTGGGAGGCCGCCCAGGCGTCGGTGAGCGGTTCCAAGGTCGTCACGAAGCTGCGGCCGCTGGGCCCGGCCGGTGACTACGTCATCGGCTACCGGATCCTGTCGGCCGACGGGCACCCCGTCTCGGGCAAGGTGACGTTCGCGCTGACGGTCGCGGGCCCCGGCACCGCCGCCTCCCAGGCCCCGGCGGCGCAGCCGGCCGCGCAGGCCGGCGACCTCAGCGCCCAGGCGGCGGAGGCGGCCGCGAACGGCGGCGCGGGCATGGCCATCGTGTGGGTGGTCGGGGCCCTGGTCCTGCTGGGCGGCGGCACCGTCGTGGCCCTCCGCCGCGCCAACCCGGGGGCCACCCCCGCCCGCCAGGAGAGCGCCGAATGA
- a CDS encoding MFS transporter has protein sequence MSSVSPPATGDALAEPERKVGPWWVAGIATANLALFVGYFAPLQVLLPEQIAALAPYGKESALAWVTGAGALVAMLANPIAGALSDRTTGRWGRRHPWTLAGALAGGAAMVFLSFQTSVLGIAVGWCLAQAALNATQAALSAGVPDRVPAGQRGEVSGWIGIPQSVGVVLAVVLVTVVATTTSSGYLLVGAVVAVLVLPFVLTTRDPRLTERPPFDPGQLWVRSADFFWAWITRFLMMLGNAISTLYLLYFLTDEVGYERLFPGERASDGLLVLILLYTGAVVLTTVVAGVVSDRLGRRKSLVTVSGVISAIPAIMLAFWPQWPVVMAAAVVLGLGFGVYVSVDNALVTQVLPTATGRAKDLGVINVANSGPQVLGPVIAGPIVAGLGGYPVLYLTAGGLALLGAALVWKIRGVP, from the coding sequence ATGAGCAGCGTGTCCCCACCCGCCACCGGCGACGCGCTCGCCGAACCCGAGCGCAAGGTCGGCCCCTGGTGGGTCGCGGGCATCGCGACCGCCAACCTGGCGCTGTTCGTCGGCTACTTCGCTCCGCTGCAGGTGCTGCTGCCCGAGCAGATCGCCGCGCTGGCCCCCTACGGCAAGGAGAGCGCCCTGGCCTGGGTGACGGGCGCGGGCGCGCTGGTGGCCATGCTGGCCAACCCGATCGCGGGCGCGCTGTCCGACCGCACCACGGGCAGGTGGGGCCGCAGGCATCCGTGGACGCTCGCCGGCGCGCTGGCCGGCGGCGCCGCGATGGTGTTCCTGTCCTTCCAGACCAGCGTGCTCGGCATCGCCGTCGGCTGGTGCCTGGCGCAGGCCGCGCTCAACGCCACGCAGGCCGCGCTGAGCGCGGGCGTGCCCGACCGCGTGCCGGCCGGGCAGCGCGGCGAGGTCTCGGGCTGGATCGGGATCCCGCAGTCGGTCGGCGTGGTGCTGGCCGTCGTGCTGGTGACCGTCGTCGCCACCACGACCAGCTCCGGCTACCTGCTGGTCGGCGCGGTGGTGGCGGTGCTGGTACTGCCCTTCGTGCTGACCACCAGGGACCCCAGGCTGACCGAGCGCCCGCCGTTCGATCCCGGGCAGCTGTGGGTGCGCTCCGCCGACTTCTTCTGGGCGTGGATCACCCGCTTCCTGATGATGCTGGGCAACGCGATCTCCACGCTCTACCTGCTGTACTTCCTCACCGACGAGGTCGGCTACGAGCGGCTGTTCCCCGGGGAGCGGGCCAGCGACGGGCTGCTCGTGCTGATCCTGCTCTACACGGGCGCCGTGGTGCTCACCACGGTCGTGGCCGGAGTGGTCTCCGACCGGCTCGGCCGCCGCAAGTCGCTGGTCACCGTCTCCGGCGTGATCAGCGCGATCCCCGCGATCATGCTGGCGTTCTGGCCGCAGTGGCCGGTGGTCATGGCCGCCGCGGTGGTCCTGGGTCTCGGCTTCGGCGTCTACGTCTCCGTCGACAACGCCCTGGTCACCCAGGTGCTGCCGACGGCGACCGGCAGGGCCAAGGACCTGGGCGTCATCAACGTGGCCAACTCGGGCCCGCAGGTGCTCGGCCCGGTGATCGCGGGGCCGATCGTGGCCGGGCTCGGCGGCTACCCGGTCCTCTACCTGACGGCGGGCGGGCTGGCGCTGCTGGGCGCGGCACTGGTGTGGAAGATCCGCGGGGTGCCCTAG
- a CDS encoding IS982 family transposase: MTTDLNTLLTALYVKIDDWLGKAPRLGRPPKLTDAELLTLAVAQVLLGIGSEARWLRFVPRHLPGAFPYLPGQSGYNKRLRAALPLLQRAIRALALDTDLWADPVWVVDSTPVECGRSRPTTQRSDLAGWAGYGYCRSHSRWFWGLRLHLVCTPAGLPITWALATPKIDERQVLMAVLDHDPHLLATRPGLLIIADKGYVSAELDHYLAERGVRLLRPSYRNRTPRPGEQLLKPIRQLIESVNDTLKGQLDLELHGGRSPEGVGARIAQRILALTAAIWHNRATGQPVTRSLIAYDH; the protein is encoded by the coding sequence GTGACGACAGACCTCAACACCCTTCTCACCGCACTGTACGTGAAGATCGACGACTGGCTCGGCAAAGCGCCCCGCCTCGGCCGCCCACCCAAGCTGACCGACGCCGAACTGCTGACCTTAGCGGTCGCCCAAGTCCTGCTCGGGATCGGCTCCGAGGCCCGCTGGCTGCGGTTCGTCCCCCGGCACCTGCCCGGCGCCTTCCCCTACCTGCCCGGCCAATCCGGCTACAACAAACGGCTCCGCGCGGCCCTGCCCCTGCTCCAGCGCGCCATCCGGGCCCTGGCCCTCGACACCGATCTGTGGGCCGACCCGGTCTGGGTGGTCGACTCCACCCCGGTCGAATGCGGCCGCTCCCGCCCCACCACGCAGCGCTCGGACCTGGCCGGCTGGGCCGGCTACGGCTACTGCCGCTCCCACTCCCGCTGGTTTTGGGGTCTGCGGCTGCACCTGGTCTGCACCCCGGCCGGACTGCCGATCACCTGGGCCCTGGCCACCCCGAAGATCGACGAACGGCAGGTGCTGATGGCCGTCTTGGACCACGACCCGCATCTGCTCGCCACCCGACCCGGGCTGCTGATCATCGCCGACAAGGGCTACGTCTCGGCCGAACTGGACCACTACCTGGCCGAACGGGGCGTGCGGCTGCTGCGGCCGTCCTACCGCAACCGCACACCCCGCCCGGGCGAGCAGCTCCTCAAACCCATCCGCCAGCTCATCGAATCGGTCAACGACACCCTCAAAGGCCAACTCGACCTGGAACTCCACGGCGGACGCAGCCCTGAGGGGGTCGGCGCGCGCATCGCCCAGCGCATCTTGGCGTTGACCGCCGCTATCTGGCACAACCGCGCTACCGGCCAGCCCGTCACCCGGTCACTGATCGCCTATGACCACTAA
- a CDS encoding PmoA family protein: MKDTGSELIETFDGVEVMRYVYRPDMPLSESPKPYFHPLRTLDGDVVTGYRPHDHRWHKGLQMTASWLSGQNFWGGGSYVHAEGGYVDLPNNGTMRHEEWLAPGVERLTWWTQAGEHWVDERRTIAASAGPDFWTLEFATELTNVRGEDLLFGSPTTNGRPMAGYTGLFWRGPRAFTGGQVLASGGQGGEEMMGRTASWLAFVGRHDEVDRESTLVFVAEPGQRWFVRSEPFAAVNPSMAFSEELRLADGETLSLRYRVVIGNGAWPRERLDTL, from the coding sequence GTGAAGGACACGGGAAGCGAGCTGATCGAGACCTTCGACGGGGTCGAGGTCATGCGCTACGTCTACCGGCCCGACATGCCGCTCTCCGAGTCGCCCAAGCCGTACTTCCACCCACTGCGCACGCTGGACGGCGACGTCGTGACCGGCTACCGGCCGCACGACCACCGCTGGCACAAGGGCCTGCAGATGACGGCCTCGTGGCTGTCGGGGCAGAACTTCTGGGGCGGCGGCAGCTACGTCCACGCCGAGGGCGGCTACGTGGACCTGCCCAACAACGGCACCATGCGCCACGAGGAGTGGCTGGCGCCCGGCGTCGAGCGGCTGACCTGGTGGACGCAGGCGGGCGAGCACTGGGTGGACGAGCGCCGCACGATCGCCGCCTCGGCGGGCCCGGACTTCTGGACGCTGGAGTTCGCCACCGAGCTGACCAACGTGCGCGGCGAGGACCTGCTGTTCGGCAGCCCGACCACCAACGGCAGGCCGATGGCGGGCTACACCGGCCTGTTCTGGCGCGGTCCCCGTGCCTTCACCGGCGGTCAGGTGCTCGCCTCCGGCGGGCAGGGCGGCGAGGAGATGATGGGCAGGACCGCCTCGTGGCTGGCCTTCGTCGGCCGGCACGACGAGGTCGACAGGGAGTCCACGCTGGTCTTCGTCGCCGAGCCGGGCCAGCGGTGGTTCGTCCGCTCGGAGCCGTTCGCCGCGGTCAACCCGTCGATGGCCTTCTCCGAGGAGCTGCGGCTGGCCGACGGCGAGACGCTGTCGCTGCGCTACCGCGTCGTCATCGGCAACGGCGCGTGGCCGAGGGAGCGCCTCGACACACTGTGA
- a CDS encoding Gfo/Idh/MocA family protein, whose protein sequence is MIRVAIVGSGGIAGACHVPALRGESRRAEIVAAVDVDEDRAKAFAAEHGIPAAYASLSGMLDEERPDLVHICTPPFTHTAQVVECLEAGAWVWCEKPLCLSLAEFDAIAAAEGAAGPYSSVVFQHRFGSGAHHLRALLAEGVLGRPLVARCDTTWYRPPAYYDVPWRGTWASEGGGPTMGHGIHQMDMMLSILGEWEEVRAMAGRLDRDVETEDVSMAMVRFSSGAMASVVNSVLSPREESYLRFDFTEATVELRHLYGYANADWTSTSKAWNPPHDVPSSHAAQLGELLDAFERGERPPVSGTEARRTMELVTGLYASALTGAPVLRAELTRDSPFYHRLNGGLSL, encoded by the coding sequence ATGATCCGTGTCGCCATTGTCGGCAGCGGAGGAATCGCCGGAGCCTGTCATGTCCCCGCCCTGCGCGGGGAGTCCCGTCGCGCGGAGATCGTCGCCGCTGTGGACGTCGACGAGGACAGGGCCAAGGCGTTCGCCGCCGAGCACGGCATCCCCGCCGCCTACGCCTCTCTGTCCGGCATGCTGGACGAGGAGCGGCCCGACCTCGTCCACATCTGCACGCCGCCGTTCACCCACACCGCCCAGGTGGTCGAGTGCCTGGAGGCGGGCGCTTGGGTGTGGTGCGAGAAGCCGCTGTGCCTGTCGCTGGCCGAGTTCGACGCCATCGCCGCGGCGGAGGGGGCGGCGGGGCCGTACTCCTCGGTGGTCTTCCAGCACCGCTTCGGCTCCGGCGCGCACCACCTGCGCGCGCTGCTGGCCGAGGGCGTGCTCGGCCGCCCGCTGGTCGCGCGGTGCGACACCACCTGGTACCGCCCGCCCGCCTACTACGACGTGCCGTGGCGGGGCACGTGGGCCAGCGAGGGCGGCGGCCCCACCATGGGACACGGCATCCACCAGATGGACATGATGCTCTCCATCCTCGGCGAGTGGGAGGAGGTCAGGGCGATGGCGGGGCGGCTCGACCGCGACGTGGAGACCGAGGACGTCTCCATGGCCATGGTCCGCTTCTCCAGCGGCGCGATGGCCAGCGTGGTCAACAGCGTGCTGTCGCCCCGCGAGGAGAGCTACCTCCGCTTCGACTTCACCGAGGCGACGGTGGAGCTGCGGCACCTGTACGGCTACGCCAACGCCGACTGGACCTCGACCTCGAAGGCATGGAACCCGCCGCACGACGTGCCGAGCTCGCACGCCGCCCAGCTCGGCGAACTGCTCGACGCCTTCGAGCGCGGCGAGCGCCCCCCGGTCAGCGGCACGGAGGCCCGCAGGACCATGGAGCTGGTGACGGGCCTGTACGCCTCGGCGCTGACCGGTGCACCCGTCCTGCGCGCCGAGCTGACCCGGGACAGTCCCTTCTACCACCGGCTGAACGGAGGGCTCTCGCTGTGA
- a CDS encoding SDR family NAD(P)-dependent oxidoreductase, producing MRTAAPRTAFVTGGASGIGRALALALAAKGVAVTVADLVAPDLPGMDLPEMDHVELDVTSPEAVAAAVQAVRRRHGRLDFVFNNAGIAVGGHTEELTLDHWNRTIDVNLRGVVHGVHAAYPIMIEQGHGHIVNTASLAGLVPAPLMLPYTATKHAVVGLSMALRAEAAAHGVRVSVVCPGFTDTPLLDNANPGLPYTETGAQARDAAVRAQGRLYPVESLAADIMRGVARNQALIVAPASGRLAWRAARLSPVGAIRAAALAIGRVSPPLKRT from the coding sequence GTGAGGACGGCAGCGCCGAGGACCGCCTTCGTCACGGGGGGCGCCTCGGGCATCGGCAGGGCGCTGGCCCTGGCGCTGGCCGCCAAGGGCGTGGCGGTCACCGTCGCCGACCTGGTCGCCCCCGACCTGCCCGGCATGGACCTGCCAGAAATGGACCACGTCGAGCTCGACGTCACCTCCCCGGAGGCCGTCGCCGCCGCGGTCCAGGCGGTCAGGCGGCGCCACGGCAGGCTCGACTTCGTGTTCAACAACGCGGGCATCGCGGTCGGCGGTCACACCGAGGAGCTCACCCTCGACCACTGGAACCGGACGATCGACGTCAACCTGCGCGGAGTCGTGCACGGCGTGCACGCGGCCTACCCGATCATGATCGAGCAGGGTCACGGGCACATCGTCAACACCGCCTCGCTGGCGGGGCTGGTGCCCGCTCCCCTGATGCTGCCCTACACCGCGACCAAGCACGCGGTCGTGGGGCTGTCCATGGCCCTGCGCGCGGAGGCGGCGGCGCACGGGGTCAGGGTGAGCGTGGTGTGCCCGGGGTTCACCGACACGCCCCTGCTGGACAATGCCAACCCGGGCCTGCCGTACACCGAGACGGGAGCGCAGGCGCGCGACGCGGCGGTCAGGGCACAGGGGCGGCTGTATCCGGTGGAGTCGCTGGCGGCCGACATCATGCGCGGCGTCGCCCGCAACCAGGCGCTCATCGTGGCGCCCGCGTCGGGACGGCTGGCCTGGCGCGCCGCCCGCCTGTCCCCCGTCGGCGCCATCAGAGCCGCCGCACTCGCCATCGGCCGGGTTTCACCTCCCCTAAAACGGACATAA
- a CDS encoding AurF N-oxygenase family protein, with amino-acid sequence MTAAPSSTAARERDESVAEKRAYESVIERLSKASVDKHWEPYVDIPWDDPDFLIDPADPRWELPPVDKLGRHPWYQSRSPETRARIGLWRVATAMKIGLQFENLLKRGLLNYAYRLPNGSPEFRYVYHETIEEGHHGMMFQEFVNRTKLPIRGMPGPLSLLAQVAPWIPLISTELFFVFVLGGEDPIDHVQRKVLKDGYKHHPLEEAIMRIHIAEEARHISFARHYLRRRVPRMPRYRRFALGVISPIILGFMARIMLAPPGPMVRAFKIPPQVVKEVYSGSAEAQTEIRDSVGKTRELCAELGLINPVTRRIWKAMGIWAEPRA; translated from the coding sequence ATGACAGCTGCACCGAGCTCTACCGCCGCCAGGGAACGCGACGAGTCGGTCGCGGAGAAGCGCGCATACGAGTCCGTCATCGAACGCCTGTCCAAGGCGTCGGTCGACAAGCACTGGGAGCCGTACGTCGACATCCCCTGGGATGACCCCGACTTCCTCATCGACCCGGCCGATCCGCGCTGGGAGCTGCCGCCGGTCGACAAGCTCGGCCGGCACCCCTGGTACCAGAGCCGCTCACCCGAGACCAGGGCGCGGATCGGGCTGTGGCGGGTGGCCACGGCCATGAAGATCGGGCTGCAGTTCGAGAACCTGCTCAAGCGCGGGCTGCTCAACTACGCCTACCGGCTGCCGAACGGGTCACCCGAATTCCGCTACGTCTACCACGAGACCATCGAAGAGGGACATCACGGGATGATGTTCCAAGAGTTCGTGAACAGGACGAAGCTTCCGATCCGTGGCATGCCGGGGCCGCTGTCACTCCTGGCCCAGGTCGCGCCGTGGATCCCGCTGATCTCCACCGAGCTGTTCTTCGTCTTCGTGCTCGGCGGGGAGGACCCTATCGACCACGTGCAGCGCAAGGTGCTCAAGGACGGCTACAAGCACCACCCGCTCGAAGAGGCCATCATGCGCATCCACATCGCCGAGGAGGCCAGGCACATCTCCTTCGCGCGCCACTACCTGCGCCGCCGGGTGCCGAGGATGCCGCGCTACCGGCGCTTCGCGCTCGGGGTGATCTCGCCGATCATCCTCGGCTTCATGGCCAGGATCATGCTCGCCCCTCCGGGGCCGATGGTCCGCGCCTTCAAGATCCCGCCGCAGGTGGTGAAGGAGGTCTACTCGGGTTCGGCCGAGGCCCAGACCGAGATCCGCGACTCCGTCGGCAAGACCCGCGAACTGTGCGCGGAGCTGGGCCTGATCAACCCGGTCACCAGGCGCATCTGGAAGGCCATGGGCATCTGGGCGGAGCCGCGCGCGTGA
- a CDS encoding TetR/AcrR family transcriptional regulator → MRREDLLKTACEVIAAQGFGHTRTLDIARAAGVSQALLFYHFETKDQLFAEALVYAARRDLDALAKLDRAGGTPVERLRHLLRLYSPNGSARTWRMWIDAWAESMRSADLEETSRRLDLRWKESLRAIVDEGVTSGAFTCPDPDAATWRILSLVDGLAVQVSVHRRMLPRHRVTELVRTATAAELGIRVEDLS, encoded by the coding sequence TTGCGGCGAGAAGACTTACTGAAGACGGCCTGCGAGGTCATCGCGGCCCAGGGATTCGGGCACACCAGGACGCTCGACATCGCCAGGGCGGCGGGTGTCAGCCAGGCACTGCTCTTCTACCACTTCGAGACCAAGGACCAGCTGTTCGCCGAGGCGCTCGTCTACGCCGCGCGGCGAGACCTGGACGCGCTGGCGAAACTGGACCGCGCGGGCGGCACCCCCGTCGAGCGGCTGCGCCACCTGCTCAGGCTCTACTCCCCCAACGGGTCGGCCAGGACCTGGCGGATGTGGATCGACGCGTGGGCCGAGTCGATGCGCAGCGCGGACCTCGAGGAGACCTCTCGCCGGCTCGACCTGAGATGGAAGGAGTCCCTGCGGGCGATCGTGGACGAGGGTGTGACCTCGGGGGCCTTCACCTGCCCCGACCCTGACGCGGCCACCTGGCGGATCCTCTCCCTGGTGGACGGCCTGGCCGTCCAGGTGAGCGTGCATCGCAGGATGCTGCCCAGGCACCGGGTGACCGAGCTGGTCCGTACGGCGACGGCCGCCGAGTTGGGCATCCGCGTGGAGGACCTTTCGTAG